A genomic region of Columba livia isolate bColLiv1 breed racing homer chromosome 12, bColLiv1.pat.W.v2, whole genome shotgun sequence contains the following coding sequences:
- the HDX gene encoding highly divergent homeobox isoform X5, translated as MNLRSVFTVEQQRILQRYYENGMTNQSKNCFQLILQCAQETKLDFSVVRTWVGNKRRKMSSKSAVESGGTPPGTVPTTPSVPPEAAVRNVVNIARSQSQQSSWTSSNNDVIVTGIYSPASSSSRQGSTKQTNVSMAEIHKTSIPRLPGKSDTEFQQQHHIPIGRQVPHCKNASLLVGEKTIILSRQTSVLNSANSIYSHTKKSYGGSSVQTAELVLPQKPMICHRPCKAEPVGCQRLQKTEHAPLVSHVPPGQRANSRDPACSTQNLEIREVFSLAVTDQPQRIVGGSAMQKRCSVEGSCLSIAMETGDVDDEYAREEELASMGAQIQSYSRYCESSSSVRVENQSAALSGPGRNMSCSSQMVNTRDVPDSILYHNRDYHLPARTSLHTTSSTLYNSGNPSRSTFSPHFTSSSQLRLSQNQNNYQISGNLTVPWITGCSRKRALQDRTQFSDRDLATLKKYWDNGMTSLGSVCREKIEAVAAELNVDCEIVRCACFGFSVVHIQKRLKECLPVTITYPGHTEEETNESLQNEEIGHKDDDQNPVSTDNVPAFSQIRRKERSKRREDPK; from the exons atgaaTCTGCGTTCTGTATTTACTGTAGAACAACAAAGGATATTACAGCGTTATTATGAAAATGGAATGACAAATCAAAGTAAAAATTGCTTTCAGCTCATATTACAGTGTGCACAAGAAACTAAACTGGACTTCAGTGTAGTCAGG ACGTGGGTTGGCAATAAGCGGAGGAAGATGAGCAGCAAGAGTGCTGTAGAATCTGGCGGCACTCCCCCAGGGACTGTCCCTACTACTCCCTCAGTACCTCCAGAAGCAGCTGTTAGAAATGTGGTAAATATTGCTCGATCCCAAAGCCAGCAGTCTTCTTGGACCTCTTCTAATAACGATGTGATAGTTACTGGTATATACAGTCCTGCTAGTTCATCCAGTAGGCAAGGATCCACCAAACAGACAAACGTTTCTATGGCAGAAATCCATAAAACCTCTATTCCACGGCTACCAGGAAAAAGTGATACAgagtttcagcagcagcatcacatCCCTATAGGACGACAAGTACCACATTGTAAAAATGCTTCCCTATTAGTAGGGGAAAAGACTATTATTTTATCTAGGCAGACAAGTGTACTGAATTCTGCGAACTCCATATATAGTCACACTAAAAAAAGTTACGGCGGTTCCTCAGTCCAGACCGCAGAATTGGTGTTACCTCAGAAACCCATGATCTGCCACAGACCCTGTAAAGCTGAACCTGTGGGATGTCAACGGTTACAAAAAACGGAACACGCACCTCTTGTGTCACATGTCCCCCCTGGCCAAAGGGCTAATTCCAGGGACCCTGCTTGTAGCACACAAAACCTGGAAATCCGTGAAGTGTTTTCTCTGGCGGTTACAGATCAACCTCAGCGAATCGTGGGAGGGAGCGCGATGCAGAAGCGTTGCTCGGTGGAGGGCAGCTGTCTGTCCATCGCGATGGAAACTGGAGACGTGGATGATGAGTACGCTAGAGAAGAAGAGCTAGCGTCCATGGGAGCACAAATACAAAGCTATTCAAGATACTGTGAAAGCAGCAGTTCTGTTCGAGTAGAGAACCAAAGTGCGGCCTTGTCTGGGCCAGGAAGAAACATGAGCTGTAGTTCACAGATGGTGAACACCAGGGACGTGCCTGACAGTATTCTGTATCATAACAGAGACTACCACTTACCTGCACGGACCTCCTTACATACAACATCCAGTACGTTATATAACAGTGGTAACCCATCAAGAAGTaccttttctcctcattttaCATCTTCAAGTCAACTGAGGctgtcacaaaaccaaaataattacCAG ATTTCAGGAAACCTTACTGTGCCTTGGATTACAGGTTGTTCCAGAAAAAGAGCA TTACAGGACCGCACACAGTTTAGTGACCGAGACTTAGCTACCCTAAAGAAATACTGGGACAATGGCATGACCAGCCTGGGCTCAgtctgcagagagaaaattgAAGCTGTGGCTGCAGAATTAAATGTTGACTGTGAAATAGTGCGG TGTGCATGCTTTGGATTCTCTGTTGTACACATTCAAAAACGTCTGAAAGAGTGTCTGCCAGTCACAATTACCTACCCTGGCCACACGGAAG